The Ischnura elegans chromosome 1, ioIscEleg1.1, whole genome shotgun sequence genome contains a region encoding:
- the LOC124169184 gene encoding microtubule-associated proteins 1A/1B light chain 3C-like — protein sequence MWPSERRRFVISWSSPVNAKLGAFICVRNHSKTMPNMESHTNGKCQNGKNNYRPYKMRKSFATRKEEVSAIRKKFPTKVPVIVERYERETSLPLLDRTKFLVPKEITMSQFVSIIRNRSEIKSNQAFYLLINNKSITSMSKTIAQIYSAYKEEDGFLYITYASQEAFG from the exons ATGTGGCCTAGTGAACGTCGGCGATTTGTCATTTCTTGGAGCTCTCCCGTGAATGCCAAATTGGGTGCTTTTATTTGTGTTCGTAATCACTCTAAAACAATGCCTAACATGGAATCTCATACTAATGGGAAATGCCAAAACGGTAAAAATAACTACAGGCCGTATAAAATGAGGAAATCATTCG CTACGCGTAAGGAGGAAGTGAGTGCCataaggaaaaaatttccaaccaaaGTCCCC GTAATTGTAGAGAGATATGAAAGGGAAACAAGCCTTCCTTTGCTTGACAGAACAAAATTCCTTGTACCTAAAGAAATTACAATGTCACAGTTTGTATCAATAATCAG GAACAGAAGTGAAATTAAAAGCAATCAagcattttatcttttaataaataataaaagcataaCATCTATGTCCAAGACTATTGCGCAGATATACAGTGCATACAAAGAGGAAGATGGCTTTCTCTACATCACATATGCTTCACAAGAAGCTTTTGGATGA
- the LOC124169194 gene encoding mediator of RNA polymerase II transcription subunit 29, which yields MNIQAQQQQPGTPQQQGQPPQQQMPQQQERLDNISKVKSLMPALKESLMAVFKTAAQTFHQNSLVDIGSLKGVDVPLPRFDKNIEEFYSICDQIELHLKTSIACVSQGGSSQRYLPLPVALTRTEASPSVVNPTPASPQVAAAGTNQGGDPSGGGASVLTYSQFLATVRAQVSYAREIHHELVAAAQNVASGD from the exons ATGAATATCCAAGCCCAGCAACAGCAACCAGGTACGCCTCAACAGCAAGGGCAACCGCCGCAGCAACAAATGCCTCAGCAGCAAGAGAGGCTAGATAACATTTCCAAAGTTAAATCATTGATGCCTGCTCTGAAAGAGTCTTTGATG GCTGTGTTCAAGACAGCAGCGCAAACGTTTCATCAAAACAGTCTTGTTGACATTGGATCATT AAAAGGCGTGGATGTGCCACTTCCTAGGTTTGATAAAAACATCGAAGAATTTTATTCTATTTGTGACCAGATTGAGCTTCATTTG AAAACCTCTATCGCATGCGTTTCCCAAGGCGGAAGCAGTCAAAGATATCTTCCTCTTCCTGTGGCACTCACTCGGACCGAAGCATCTCCGTCGGTTGTCAATCCAACTCCGGCATCTCCTCAGGTGGCTGCTGCCGGAACCAATCAAGGAGGAGATCCATCTGGAGGTGGAGCATCTGTGCTTACTTATTCCCAATTTCTTGCCACTGTCAGGGCTCAGGTATCCTATGCTAGGGAAATTCATCATGAGTTGGTGGCAGCTGCCCAAAATGTGGCATCTGGTGATTGA